A stretch of DNA from Pseudomonadota bacterium:
CGTCGAGCGGACAATCATCGATGACGTGGGTGTCGAGCCATGCCGGACGCCGTGGCGCGTACGTGAGAGAAAGGCCGTTGCGACGGGCGTCGGCGATGCTGAGCCAGTCGGTGCGCGCTTGTCGTCCGCGGTGGGCGACGCGCATCTCGTCATACTCGGTCTTCACCGATTCAATGAAGCGTTTCGCCAGGTCTTCTGACAGCAGAGACTGGGCCACACCCACGGCGCGCGATGCGTCTTTCACATGCACCACCGAGCCCGTGTACTGGGGCGCGATCTTCACCGCGGTGTGCATCTTCGAGGTGGTGGCGCCGCCGATGAGCAGCGGCAGCTTCATCTGCAGGCGCTCCATCTCGGCGGCGATGCCGCTCATCTCTTCGAGCGACGGCGTGATGAGGCCGGACAACCCGATCATGTCGGCTTTGTGCTCGACGGCGGCGGCGAGTATCTTCTGTGCCGGCACCATGACCCCGAGGTCGACCACCTCGAAGTTGTTGCACTGCAGCACCACGCCTACGATGTTCTTGCCGATGTCATGCACGTCGCCCTTCACCGTGGCGAGGACGATGCGGCCCTGCGAGGTGCGCTCGGTGCCTTCGTTCGCTGCCTCGATGAACGGGATGAGGTAGGCGACCGCCTTCTTCATGACGCGGGCGCTCTTCACCACCTGGGGGAGGAACATCTTGCCCGCGCCGAACAGGTCGCCCACCACGTTCATGCCGTCCATGAGCGGCCCCTCGATGACCTCGATGGGACGCGCCACCGACTGACGCGCCTCTTCGGTGTCGCCCTCGATGAAATCGTCGATGCCTTTCACCAGCGCGTGGGTGAGCCGCTCGCGCACGGGCCACGCGCGCCACTCGAGGTCGGCCTTCTTCGTGACGGTGTCGCCCTTGAAGCGATCGGCGGCGGCGAGCAGGCGCTCGGTGGCGTCTGCTCGCCGGTTGAGCACCACGTCTTCGACCCGCTCGCGCAGGTCGGGAGCGATCTCGTCGTACACCTCGAGCTGCCCCGCGTTCACGATGCCCATGCGCATGCCGGCGCGAATGGCGTGATAGAGGAACACCGAGTGGATGGCCTCGCGCACCGGGTTGTTTCCGCGGAAGCTGAACGACACGTTCGACACGCCGCCGCTCACCAGGGCGTGGGGCAGGGTCTCGCGGATCTGTCGTGTGGCCTCGATGAAGGCCACGCCGTAGCCGTCGTGCTCTTCGATGCCGGTGGCGATGGCGAAGATGTTGGGGTCGAAGATGATGTCTTCGGGCGGAAAGCCAACCTGCTCGGTGAGCAGGTGGTAGGCGCGGGTGCAGATGTCGACCTTGCGCGCCACGGTGTCGGCCTGGCCCTGCTCGTCGAAGGCCATGACGATGACCGCGGCGCCGTAGCGGCGCACCAGGCGGGCCTGCTCGAGAAACGGCCCCTCGCCCTCCTTGAGCGAGATCGAGTTCACCACGCCCTTGCCCTGCAGGCACTTCAGGCCCGCCTCGATGACGCTCCACTTCGACGAGTCGATCATGACGGGTACTCGGCTGATGTCGGGCTCGGAGGCGATGAGGTTGAGGAAGTCACGCATGGCGGCCTGCGAGTCGAGCATGGCCTCGTCCATGTTCACGTCGATGACCTGGGCGCCGTTCTCGACCTGCTGGCGCGCCACGTCGAGGGCCTTGTCGAGCTCGCCGTTGAGGATGAGCCGCGCGAACTGCTTGCTGCCCGTGACGTTGGTGCGCTCGCCCACGTTCACGAAGAGGGCGTCGGCATCGATGGTGAGGGGCTCGAGCCCGCTCAGGCGGCAGGCCTTGGGCAGGTCGGGCAGGGGGCGCGGCGCGATGTCGGCCAAGGCCTCGGCGATGGCCTTGATGTTGGCGGGCGAGGTGCCGCAGCAACCGCCCGCGATGTTAAGGAAGCCGCTGCGGGCGAACTCGGCCACCACCTCGGCCATCTGCTCCGGCGTCTCGTCGTACTCGCCGAACTCGTTGGGCAGCCCCGCGTTTGGGTGGGCGCTCACGTAGGTGTCGGCGATGCGCGACAGCTCTTTCACGTAGGGGCGCAGCTCGGCCGCGCCGAGGGCGCAGTTCAGCCCCACGGCGAGGGGCTTGCTGTGGCGCACCGAGTGCCAGAAGGCGGCGGTGGTCTGCCCGCTCAGGGTACGCCCGCTCTGGTCGGTGATGGTGCCCGAGATCATGATGGGCAGTCGCACGCCGATCTCGTCGAACAGGCGCTCGATGGCGAAGAGCGCCGCCTTGGCGTTGAGGGTGTCGAAGATGGTCTCGACCATCAAGATGTCGGCGCCGCCTTCGTACAGGCCCCGGGCCGCCTCTAGATAGGCCTCGGCAAGCTCGTCGAACGTGACGTTG
This window harbors:
- a CDS encoding methionine synthase, coding for MLTERLQQKILILDGAMGTMIQRYKLQEADYRGLGPSGQNGDRFKDHASDLKGNNDLLTLTRPDVIKAIHRAYLDAGADIIETNTFNSTTISQADYGLEPIVRDLNVAAARLGREAVAEAGGHGFVAGILGPTSRTASISPDVNDPGKRNVTFDELAEAYLEAARGLYEGGADILMVETIFDTLNAKAALFAIERLFDEIGVRLPIMISGTITDQSGRTLSGQTTAAFWHSVRHSKPLAVGLNCALGAAELRPYVKELSRIADTYVSAHPNAGLPNEFGEYDETPEQMAEVVAEFARSGFLNIAGGCCGTSPANIKAIAEALADIAPRPLPDLPKACRLSGLEPLTIDADALFVNVGERTNVTGSKQFARLILNGELDKALDVARQQVENGAQVIDVNMDEAMLDSQAAMRDFLNLIASEPDISRVPVMIDSSKWSVIEAGLKCLQGKGVVNSISLKEGEGPFLEQARLVRRYGAAVIVMAFDEQGQADTVARKVDICTRAYHLLTEQVGFPPEDIIFDPNIFAIATGIEEHDGYGVAFIEATRQIRETLPHALVSGGVSNVSFSFRGNNPVREAIHSVFLYHAIRAGMRMGIVNAGQLEVYDEIAPDLRERVEDVVLNRRADATERLLAAADRFKGDTVTKKADLEWRAWPVRERLTHALVKGIDDFIEGDTEEARQSVARPIEVIEGPLMDGMNVVGDLFGAGKMFLPQVVKSARVMKKAVAYLIPFIEAANEGTERTSQGRIVLATVKGDVHDIGKNIVGVVLQCNNFEVVDLGVMVPAQKILAAAVEHKADMIGLSGLITPSLEEMSGIAAEMERLQMKLPLLIGGATTSKMHTAVKIAPQYTGSVVHVKDASRAVGVAQSLLSEDLAKRFIESVKTEYDEMRVAHRGRQARTDWLSIADARRNGLSLTYAPRRPAWLDTHVIDDCPLDELVPYIDWTPFFQTWELAGAYPAILSDATVGPEATRLFNDALAMLRRIIDEKWLRAAAVVGFFAANRADDDDVDIFTDDTRDKVRATLRFLRQQTLKPPGRPNRCLADFIAPRGTDDYIGAFAVTAGLGLDARVAEFEQQHDDYNAILLKALADRLAEALAERMHERARREWWGYASDESLDAKALIDEKYQGIRPAPGYPACPDHTEKGRLFELLNVRAAIGLELTESFAMTPAAAVAGWYFSHPEARYFGVGKVNRDQVDDYARRKRLDLKAAERWLAPNLGYDAG